One Phyllopteryx taeniolatus isolate TA_2022b chromosome 12, UOR_Ptae_1.2, whole genome shotgun sequence genomic window, TCACTACACGGagtaaactacttttttttattttagcttcCAGCAAATAGAAACATGTTACCATCTCCAAGAAATTAGAATGTTACACAAGAGAAGATTGTAATATGGAATTCGTGTTGTAACTGGCCTTCTGATAAGTATTTTCTTCTTGCGCGAATCAACTTTTTCCCAATCAAGATAACTAATGCTTGATGAAACACTGTGCCAAACATTTGACAGTTTGGAAGGTACTGTTTGTAACTTCAGTTTTTCCGTGAAATTACATCTGCTGGAATTTATAGCTTCCTGTGATGAAGGCTTGATTATTTGTTTACATCATTGCCTCCAACGTCTTCTTATGGATGTAATAATCTCAAATATGCACAATCAAGTCATTTCCAATATTCAAATGTCACTTGGGATTTTATATATGCTCACAAAACTGAAGTATATGCATTGGATTTAAAGCCAATGCATATACTTCAGGTTTTCTGAGCAAATGTATGCAGCCGTACAAACATGGAATTCTTCAAatctatattaaaaaatatccaGCAaggtatataataataaaagtctTGGAAATAAAGGAGAAAACGGGACCTAGATAACTTTCCCATATAACATAAGTGAGCAGGACACGaagggctgttttttttttcccgacaaAGAATCAGTCCAGTGATTCGAATCATCCAATTAGCGAGAGAACTGCCTTTTGTCACTCCGTCCTTTGTTGACATGCTTAAAGATTTTGGACTTGTGCACATTCTTGGATTTCTGGTAACCAAAaccaccgccgccgcctcgCTTTTGCAGCTTTGCACCTTTACTGCCGTGGACATCTAAGGAAAAGTGCCGGGTTAAGGAGAACACTGTTCGAATCATTTTACATTGCTCCACAAGTGGTGCAATACAGGTGCTAaaagcatacacacacacacacaggtttaaAGACGTCTAAAAATGCAATCTAATTACAAATTAGCAACACATTTGACCTGCATCACATGAGCGAAAAGGATACTAAGATCAACGTAGGGTGGGACTTTGAATCCAAAAGACAACGCCACCATGAGGAGGTTAAGTGTGTTGACGCTGTAGATCTGCTTGAGCGAGTGCGAGTCGTAAGCCCTCACGTAAGACTTGTAGGCCTCTTGCGCCGACTTGTGAAGATAGTAGTTCTTCTCGATCAGTTTCTCCAACTAAGCAAGAAGAGAATTTAAACATTATATCTTTGAGATCTGATCTGCTCAGCTACTCAAAGCGCGAGATTGCTTACCTGGGACTGGATATCTGAGATTTTACTCCAGGAAAATTCAAACTCACTCAGGGGGACCTGCAGAACACCGCACACTTATGTTACTCTCGATCATAAGCACGGGGGCCGAAATACTATCAGGCAGCACCAAATCCTCTCTTTACCTTGGCCTGCTTGAGGAAGCGCAGGAATCCAAGTTCCTCCGGTCGGAGGATGAGGAGTGCGTGGCCTCTGCCGTTGATGCCTCGAGCCGTTCTGCCCACTCTGTGGATGTATTCCTGTGGGCGGGAGGTAGACTTTACTGGGCAATAGTTCTCCTTTTGCAGAAGCTTGATGAGGTTAGAAGGGAAAACTGGTGAGCTGCCCCCACCTCCAGTATACTGTATCACTAATGCTGTGTGTTTTCTGTGTTTAGTAGGGCCCGGCCAAAAcccgattccgatatttggcaaaataaaacaaccgattatatatatactgtattcatgATGGGCATTTCCTTCTTTTCATTACACAAGCTACCAAAAGCTTCCTCAAAGTGGCATGGCCCTACAAGAAGTGAATGTGCGGTGAAAAGCAAGTCCATGAAGTTAGGCATTGATTGGTGGGAGGCctgtttttgcatttcatttctaTTAGCTCACTGGAACAAAAACTGCCGCACACTACACCGGGGAGTGATTGTTGACGTAACCTCAATTGTAATTGATGTGGTGTAGGGGGTGTTTGGGAAGtgggaaacaaacaaagtatGACCATGAACTGAAGAGAACACAGTAATGGATCGGAGAAGTCGAGAATAATAGTCATCACGAGACCTTGGGGTCATCTGGGGGGTCGTATTGGACGATCCAATCCACCTCTGGGATGTCCAGGCCTCGAGCTGCCACGTCAGTACAGAGCAGAATGCCCGAGTCTGCGTTGCAGAACTGGAAGAAGGTGGTGGTGCGTTTGGTCTGCTTCTGCTTGCCCTGAGTGGTGGAGAAAACTAGCGTTGGCAGATCTGCCACTATGGCCGATCGAAGCAGGAGCGGCGGATGTCCAGGCTTACGTGGATGGCCATTACAGGGAGGTCGATGTAGTTGAGGAGCTCGTAGTGGAATTTGACAGACATGCAGGAAGAGAAGAAGACCATGAGCTTCTTCTTACGGTTCTTCTTCAGAAAGGTGAAGAGCAACAGGAAGCGCTTCTCTGACGGACACACTACATAGCCCTGGAGTAACGAAAGGAGACCTTCATGGAGGAGGAGGCCAGGCACATCGGTAAACGGTCGTGCCATCAACATACCTGCTCCAAACCATCGACGGTGGCGTTGTCCTTGTTGTCATCCACCCCGACATAGAGCGGCTCTTTCTTCAGAGAAATACGAGCCAAGTCCTCCACCTTACGAGTCTGTGTCGCTGAAAACAGCATGGTCTGTCTTCTCTCTAACACCAAAGacacaacaaccatcatttattttgattcaacatgCCATATAGTGATCTTAATATGCATGGTATAAAATGGATAGTGATAATATTTCATGGTTTCCAAAGACTGATCTACTCGTACATTATCCTTCCCCCAAAATGTATCAAAACACACTGTACATAAAAAACTAACGACAACACATCAGAGAGTCCTGAATAAAGAAACATGAAACAAGTATTTTGCTGGCACAGTATGGGCCTGCTTGATGATCAGCAAAATAACTTTTGAGAATTTactatacagcggtgccttgagatacaagtgactcaGCTTTCAAACGGCCAAGTTCTGCTAACACTCTCGAGTGAAAACTTGAAATACGaccactgtatggtggcaaggGACTCAACTTACTTCACAAGTCGCAGTTTGCCAGATATACTTTGTAaatattcccccaaaaaagaagttTATTGCCAGACTCAGgtgaaggttactgtcaaactaaaaatgaaACAGAATTACAGTACACATTGTCcatttaaagcaaccacatagcctccgctacctgaatgctaacacaatgggaaactccataggcacacgggctaacagttagcatcaACCGGCATGTGGCGGTGTTGTTACCCTTTGAGTCatggatatctgaacacaaacagtgttgTAAAACGTGCAGACAGACCATATcaatatatatgggtatatattctttatcctctgcaaagaaagaCTAATAGTACCGTACTGACAAAGAAGCAGAGTCACCAGTATAGTATTTTTATCTGATCAAAGCGCACACATCAAAATGAGTAGCACAATTGAAAGAGTGCAACAAAAACAGGTCAAATTCTTTTCAATTCTGTTTTCTGGGGCGACAGCTGTCAGCTCTATTAGGATGTTGAAGACGTGCATTGTAGTTGCTCAACCCAGCGGCGAAGCTTTCAAATGACTATTTCGTCAACCCTGAGACAGTAACGCTCATAACCAGATATATTGCCACAATGTCgggagggaaaaatggaaagtGGACTAAAAATTGTAAGATGAAAAGTCTGCGtgacaaatattttgtgttagcaACACTGATGAGCCTAAGGAATTACAATACAGTAGAAGACGCTACATTTTAGCAAAAACAAGCAAAGAAATATATAAACGGAAAAACAATCTTACTGGGGAGAAGCTTTATGATCTGCTTGAGTTCCTCCTCGAAGCCCACCTCCAAGATGCGATCAGCttcatcaataatcaaacactGCAAGTTCTTGAACATGAAGCCCGCTGTGTTCTAAGGATACACGGGTCATTGAAAACATTACCGCACAGGGAAGGAGTACGACAGATGCGCGGAAAGAATATCGTTATTACATGAAGGAAGAAGGAAAGTATACATAGACTCAAGCAAAATTGGGCATAAGAATAAACAGAAGGGTGTTTCCTCTTAGTTCAACAGGGGAGCAATGTATCTGGagtgtttcattttgtttggaaGCAGcactttttattcatgttatGTTCCGTGACAGTTTTGTCTTTACATATTAATCCCAAAGGGAATAGCTTTGTTACTTTATAGATGTTATATTGTTGAACACTGAGATAACTTCTGTTCGAATttgtgcaataaataaaacggaGTTTACATGATATAAATGGATCTGCATTCTCATTGACACAGAGTGGGTAGCAGTAACTCTCAGTGATGCTACTGGTCCCCTCCATCTACATTGGCACAAACTAGCGATTCCAAATAAATTCATGCAATTAATGTTACTGAGTTGCAGAAGAATTGTGACTCCACAATGGCAGCAGACAAAAAGATAAAAGACGTCTTTGATTTTGGTTCCTTTTTTGGAAATGATCGTTGTTACGCAAAATTATTAGGTTTGTTGTTAGGACAGCTGACAGTTATTTGCCAGCTCAAGAAATCACTGGTGGTCCCTATCCATGGATGAAATGTAACTTCTGCAATCGTATACCACAGCTCACCTGGAGGTGGTCCAGCAGACGGCCTGGTGTCGCCACCAGCATGTTGACGCCATTGGCCAGTTTTTGGGCCTCCGCTGATCGGTTGCTGCCGCCCATGATCAGGCCGTAGGTGTGCACGTGGTGCGTCATCAGTTCTTTCAGCACACCGTACGTCTGCATTGCTAATTCGCGTGTCGGAGAAAGAATCACTACACCAGTCCCtgagagaaaaaataataataattgcagtCTGTTAAGTAAAACCTGCATGGAATCGAATTTTGAATGTGCAACATTAAACACTGGATAACGTGAACAATTATTACCATTTCTGGGCATAAACTTGAGTTTGTAGATGAGTTCTATGGAAGGGATTAGGAAGGCCAGGGTTTTACCGCTCCCCGTCTTGGCAGCGGCCAGCACATCTCTGTCcatcaaaacaaacagaatCAACAAAGTCTAGGTTaatcatcttcttttcctttgggcttgtcccgttaggggtcgccacagctacgtcatccttttccatgtaagcctatctcctgcatcctcctctcgaacaccaactgccatcatgtcttccctcacaacagccatcaaccttctccttggtcttcctctagctctcttgcctggcagctccatctttctaccaatatactcactatttctcctctggacgtgcccaaaccatccaagtacgctctctctaactttgtctccaaaacatcgaaccttggctctCCCTCTGATGAGatgatttctaattttatccaacctcaacatcttcatttccgccacctccagctctgcttcctgttttctcttccgtgccactgtctctaatccgtacaccatggctggcctcaccactgttttataaactttgcccttcatcccagcagagactcttctgtcacataacacacctgacaccttcctccacccgttccaacctgcttggacccgtttcttcacttcctgaccacacacaccattgctctggacggtggaccccaagtatttaaagccctctacccttgctatctcttctccctttcgcctcattcttcccccaccacccctctcattcatgcacatatattctgttttacttcggctaatcttcattcctcttctttccagtgcatgcctccatctttccaactgttcctccacctgctccctgctttcactgcagatcacaatgtcatccgcaaacatcatggtccacggggattccagtctaatctcatctgtcagcctatccatcaccactgcaaaaaggaaggggctcagggctgatccctgatgcagtcccacgtccaccttaaattcttctgtcacaccgacagcacacctcaccgctgttctgctgccctcatacatgtcctgtactattctaacatacttctctgccactccagacttgcgcatgcagtaccacagttcctctctgggtactctgtcatacgctttctctagatctacaaagacacaatgtagctccttctgaccttctctgtacttttccatcaacatcctcaaggcaaatattgCATCTGTTGTACTCTTTCTagacatgaaaccatactgttgctcgcaaatactcacttctgtcctgagtctagcctccactactctttcccataacttcattgtgtggctcatcaactttattcctctatagttgccacagctctgcacgtcACCTTTGTTAATAACAGCTGCAATTTATTGTAACTCTGTAAGCATAGGCATTTGCATTGACAGTTCAGTGGCGCCCCAGTTACTTTGAAAAAACTAGTCAGTTAGCTGCTTATTTGactttaaaagtaacttagttactttactgatgatACTTACAAGCTCCAGAATGACAActtgaaataataattgaaatattAGTGCATATTGCATAGCCTGAAGGTAATTTAAATAAGACGGCGCAGACTGCTCTGCTGAAGAGCTTCACTTCAGAAAGAAATAGACAGTCATCACTCGCTCACAGCAGTGAGCAACGAGGGATGTAACTAAACAACATTCACTCACAAGTACATGCAACAAAAGTAATAGTtaacaaataagaaaaataaaggtgGTGGATGAAACGCACACTATTCCTCACTAAAGACACACAATGAACAACTGTACGTAATGGAACGTGATAAAAACGAATGAGTCGTGAGGCATGCTGGGATGCCGTCAACTTCGCCGACACGACGGAATAATcgacccacaatgcattgcatgCTTAAGTGGGAACCATTTTTGGTAAACAAAGCAGGAACATTATTTGATAACATGGCAGGTTAATATTACAGCATAACTGGAGCAGCAACGAGTACGCAGGTACTACGAGTacctcaagtaaaaaaaatacattaaaaaatgcccAAGGGATTCTCTCTGCCTCTGGAAATGGTTCATTTTATTGTGAAGCTCAAGGGACGCATGGAAATTAATCTGGCACTACGTGCTCACGTCACCTAGGAAGTAGGAGGCGGAAGCATACCTATTTGGTTGATGGAGTGGGAACGTGCCAACAACGAAGAGAGAAGCAAcacgagggggaaaaaaagacaaccaaGATGTGCGAGCATTTCTTTCTGAATGACAGGGCGAGCGCCGTGACGTGTAATCGTAACACGGACGTTGCTCTCCACCGAAGATACCCGTATGAAGCAGTGTAGGACCCCATGCAAGATCAATTAAACGTGCAAATCATTGAGATTCATGTTAATGTAACTTTACAACACAATGTTAGCACGCGGAGGGCTAGGTCTACGTTAATTGTGACGACCGTCAAATTTGTGGCTACTTTATAATGGTGGCGACAACAGATTGCCCGCCACCATATTACTTTACACAGTGCAtacttgtaataataatatttagaaAATTAATAATACAAGAAAGAACTTGTAAGTTTTGCTCAGGCAAAACTTGTTACATATGGTCAGTGTACTGTCAACTAATCTGTAAGAAGCTACATTTTCAGTCACGTGGGTGGAAAAACTTGGTCAGAGCGGACGCAAGAGTAAAATGGGTCATGTACCCCAACAGGAGGAGGGATTTAGTTTTGTCAAAGAAAGGAAACATTTGTGTTTCCTCTTGAGGTGTCTCCATTTTAGTCTAAACACTTCAAAAATTTCtcgtcatgaaaaaaaataaaaactgtctAATTCCAATGCAGCTGGT contains:
- the ddx18 gene encoding ATP-dependent RNA helicase DDX18 isoform X1; amino-acid sequence: MADLQMKLIRKKITRRNEKNKERKLLKKHTEDEESTRSHGVDKKGSQEACNAETKLVQEQQNEEPLDIQTGAGENCAKQKKKKKRKVLLTAESPAEKKPKTQHKVNGENDGSKLEEEEEETVKPEEQEGDVEEEDPPELPAGLTGAFEDTSFASLAELVSESTLKGVKEMGFEHMTEIQHKSIRPLLEGRDVLAAAKTGSGKTLAFLIPSIELIYKLKFMPRNGTGVVILSPTRELAMQTYGVLKELMTHHVHTYGLIMGGSNRSAEAQKLANGVNMLVATPGRLLDHLQNTAGFMFKNLQCLIIDEADRILEVGFEEELKQIIKLLPKRRQTMLFSATQTRKVEDLARISLKKEPLYVGVDDNKDNATVDGLEQGYVVCPSEKRFLLLFTFLKKNRKKKLMVFFSSCMSVKFHYELLNYIDLPVMAIHGKQKQTKRTTTFFQFCNADSGILLCTDVAARGLDIPEVDWIVQYDPPDDPKEYIHRVGRTARGINGRGHALLILRPEELGFLRFLKQAKVPLSEFEFSWSKISDIQSQLEKLIEKNYYLHKSAQEAYKSYVRAYDSHSLKQIYSVNTLNLLMVALSFGFKVPPYVDLNVHGSKGAKLQKRGGGGGFGYQKSKNVHKSKIFKHVNKGRSDKRQFSR
- the ddx18 gene encoding ATP-dependent RNA helicase DDX18 isoform X2; protein product: MADLQMKLIRKKITRRNEKNKERKLLKKHTEDEESTRSHGVDKKGSQEACNAETKLVQEQQNEEPLDIQTGAGENCAKQKKKKKRKVLLTAESPAEKKPKTQHKVNGENDGSKLEEEEEETVKPEEQEGDVEEEDPPELPAGLTGAFEDTSFASLAELVSESTLKGVKEMGFEHMTEIQHKSIRPLLEGRDVLAAAKTGSGKTLAFLIPSIELIYKLKFMPRNGTGVVILSPTRELAMQTYGVLKELMTHHVHTYGLIMGGSNRSAEAQKLANGVNMLVATPGRLLDHLQNTAGFMFKNLQCLIIDEADRILEVGFEEELKQIIKLLPKRRQTMLFSATQTRKVEDLARISLKKEPLYVGVDDNKDNATVDGLEQEYIHRVGRTARGINGRGHALLILRPEELGFLRFLKQAKVPLSEFEFSWSKISDIQSQLEKLIEKNYYLHKSAQEAYKSYVRAYDSHSLKQIYSVNTLNLLMVALSFGFKVPPYVDLNVHGSKGAKLQKRGGGGGFGYQKSKNVHKSKIFKHVNKGRSDKRQFSR